The Buttiauxella selenatireducens genome has a window encoding:
- the pepT gene encoding peptidase T translates to MSSPLADQLTERFFRYLAITSQSKAGATTLPSTPGQHEMAQLLARELRELGLDDVVIDEHATVTAVKKGNVAGAPCVGFITHIDTVDVGLSPDIYPQVLRFNGNDLCLNQEKDIWLRTAEHPEILAYPNEDIIFSDGTSVLGADNKAAVTVVMALLENLTPDMQHGDIVVAFVPDEEIGLCGAKALDLARFDVDFAWTIDCCELGEVVYENFNAAHAEIRFTGVTAHPMSAKGVLVNPLLMAHDFISHFDRNQTPENTEGREGYIWFNGMNTTQNEAILKANIRDFDSHSFESRKQQIHDVAAKIAAQHPTAKVDVEISDTYSNISNAIKEDRRAIDLIFDAMKELNIEPKIIPMRGGTDGAALSAKGLLTPNFFTGAHNFHSKFEFLPLRAFEASYNVALKLCLLAAK, encoded by the coding sequence ATGTCATCGCCGCTCGCAGACCAATTAACCGAACGCTTCTTCCGCTATCTGGCGATTACCAGCCAAAGCAAGGCAGGTGCAACCACGCTGCCAAGCACGCCGGGTCAACATGAAATGGCGCAATTACTAGCACGCGAGCTGAGAGAACTGGGTCTGGATGACGTGGTTATCGACGAACATGCCACCGTGACTGCCGTCAAAAAAGGCAATGTTGCAGGCGCTCCATGCGTGGGGTTTATCACGCATATTGATACGGTTGATGTCGGGTTATCACCTGATATTTACCCGCAAGTTTTACGCTTTAACGGCAATGATTTATGCCTTAATCAAGAAAAGGATATTTGGCTGCGTACCGCTGAGCATCCGGAAATCCTCGCCTATCCAAACGAAGATATCATTTTTAGCGATGGCACCAGTGTTCTTGGGGCTGATAATAAAGCCGCCGTCACGGTGGTCATGGCGCTGCTTGAAAACCTGACACCAGACATGCAGCACGGCGATATTGTCGTCGCCTTTGTACCCGATGAGGAAATTGGTTTATGTGGCGCAAAAGCGTTGGATCTTGCACGCTTTGATGTCGATTTCGCCTGGACTATAGATTGTTGCGAATTAGGCGAAGTGGTTTATGAAAACTTTAACGCCGCGCATGCCGAGATTCGTTTCACCGGTGTGACCGCGCATCCCATGTCCGCAAAAGGTGTATTAGTGAACCCGCTGTTAATGGCTCATGATTTCATCAGTCATTTTGACCGAAACCAAACGCCTGAAAATACCGAAGGCCGTGAAGGTTATATTTGGTTTAACGGGATGAATACCACGCAAAATGAAGCGATATTAAAAGCGAATATCCGTGATTTTGATAGCCACTCGTTTGAATCACGTAAACAACAGATCCATGATGTCGCCGCTAAAATTGCCGCCCAACACCCCACGGCTAAAGTCGACGTCGAGATAAGCGACACTTACAGCAATATCAGTAATGCGATTAAAGAAGACCGTCGTGCGATTGATCTGATTTTTGACGCCATGAAAGAGCTGAATATCGAACCTAAGATCATTCCGATGCGCGGCGGTACTGACGGCGCGGCACTTTCGGCAAAAGGGTTATTAACACCGAACTTCTTCACCGGTGCGCATAACTTCCATTCCAAATTTGAATTCTTACCCCTGCGAGCCTTTGAGGCCTCATATAACGTAGCGCTAAAGCTCTGTCTGTTAGCGGCTAAATAA
- a CDS encoding O-methyltransferase, with product MQQQWSAVDEYLVNSLIPCDPIFAKILANNSAAGLPAIDVAPNQGQFLQLLVQITQATRILEIGTLGAYSSVWMARALPADGKLVTLEASPHHAEVAKKNIQLAGLETVIELHLGPAVETLPKLAGCAPFDLIFIDADKPSNPIYLEWALKYSHPGTLIIGDNVVRNGGVINPESTDPGIKGTRTFIELMGNNPRLTATALQTVGSKGWDGFSIARVKELDVEN from the coding sequence ATGCAACAACAATGGTCTGCTGTAGATGAATATCTCGTGAATTCCCTGATCCCATGCGATCCCATTTTTGCAAAAATCCTTGCCAACAATAGCGCCGCCGGGCTTCCCGCCATTGATGTCGCCCCCAACCAGGGGCAATTTCTCCAGTTGTTGGTACAGATAACCCAGGCTACACGCATCCTTGAGATTGGCACGCTCGGGGCTTACAGCTCAGTGTGGATGGCGCGTGCATTGCCCGCTGATGGCAAGTTAGTGACGCTTGAGGCTAGCCCGCACCATGCGGAGGTTGCAAAGAAAAATATTCAGCTTGCGGGTCTTGAAACGGTTATCGAATTGCATCTTGGTCCAGCGGTGGAAACTCTACCGAAACTGGCTGGCTGCGCACCTTTTGATCTGATCTTTATTGATGCCGACAAACCGTCAAACCCCATTTATCTGGAGTGGGCATTGAAATACTCCCATCCTGGCACACTGATTATTGGTGATAACGTGGTGAGAAATGGCGGCGTGATTAACCCTGAGAGCACCGATCCTGGCATAAAAGGGACGCGCACATTTATCGAGTTGATGGGCAATAATCCCCGCCTTACTGCCACTGCGTTACAGACAGTCGGTAGCAAAGGCTGGGATGGTTTTTCTATCGCGCGTGTGAAAGAGCTGGATGTAGAAAACTGA
- a CDS encoding autotransporter outer membrane beta-barrel domain-containing protein, whose protein sequence is MSNIVRKTSTDRPCTQHSNIIRAKKFTWLGSVFTFLVVTSLTITDAYAGGDGAPSVTAGGAGSQLTGGGGGGGGASTGGDGSVNDGKGTDGQGGTAAGLGGDPGMRLTTSQTLSADVAGVNGSNGGRPGQGGGGGGGGSGIMVSGNTSLTILGAKVTGGAGGVGGPDAFDVGSGGGGAGVVTGGNLLLTGSGATISGGAGGTGGSAGGGGGTGVVMTGRMANTLTNEGNTITGGVGGRGNAGGGGGAAVVTNSNVTNLTGGVITGGDGGLLPSASISASGGGGAGILTSGNGQNTVLVVNKGVISGGNGGPSFAFGNSGPGGAGEGGAKGGNATNSWLGDGGAGVKGAYLSIINAGAINGGMSGNPLFGSSAQRQANAVEFTDGVNQLELQAGWSFAGNVVGMTGSTNTLVLGGDTTQPQGTGATVFDVTQLAPTGGNGQFQGFSAFQKTGASTWQLTGTTTQVTPWKVSQGTLSISADEALGDVSGVLTLLNNATLATTASISTARDLVLGQGGGNIDVVSSTGLAFAGTVSGPGSLTKSGDGSLTLSGNTLWTGDTRIEGGELVLDGSNGGAQLVSNIIGQDNTALSLRNGATLTGWIDPTDVSIDSASTWNMTADSLVDDVSLAGTINVVAPSALPMTAGRTLTASNWNGQSGTVVLNTVLGDDASVTDKIVVNGNTSGNTFLKVNNAGGNGAYTLNGIRVVEVKGLSDGTFAKSGRIVGGVYDYSLEKKGADWFLTNLRVEPPVVPETPKTPETPETPVTPGQPVAPGTPETPANPVIPKTPDAPGTPVIRPETASYTANLVAANTLFNTRLHDRLGEPQYTDALTGEKKVTSLWLRQVGGHNRWKDTSGQINTQSNRYVIQMGGDIAQWSQDELQRWHLGVMGGYGHNSSNSRSHVTGYHSDGTVSGYSAGLYATWYQNDETKQGMYLDSWAQYSWFDNDVKGQDIQSESYKSSGMTASLEAGYTHKLGEYTGSQGSLNEWFIQPQAQVIWMGVTADDHRESNGTHVSGEGDNNVQTRLGVRTFLKGHNKIDDGKNRTFQPFVEVNWIHNTEKYGTRMDAVSFNQAGAQDVGEIKTGVEGQLNRNLNLWGNVGVQVGDKGYSDTAAMVGVKYSF, encoded by the coding sequence ATGTCAAATATCGTACGTAAAACTTCTACAGACAGACCCTGCACACAGCATAGCAATATCATTCGAGCCAAAAAATTTACCTGGCTGGGGAGCGTATTTACCTTTCTTGTCGTCACCTCCTTAACGATAACTGATGCTTACGCCGGAGGCGATGGCGCGCCATCCGTGACGGCAGGAGGTGCGGGAAGCCAGTTAACCGGAGGCGGTGGTGGAGGCGGCGGTGCTTCAACCGGTGGTGACGGAAGTGTGAACGATGGCAAAGGGACTGATGGGCAAGGGGGAACGGCTGCCGGATTAGGGGGGGACCCAGGCATGCGGTTGACGACATCACAGACGTTGAGCGCTGATGTCGCAGGTGTTAATGGCTCTAACGGCGGTCGGCCAGGACAAGGCGGTGGTGGTGGCGGTGGCGGAAGCGGGATTATGGTTTCCGGAAACACATCACTCACTATCCTGGGAGCTAAGGTTACTGGCGGTGCCGGTGGAGTTGGTGGTCCTGATGCCTTCGATGTCGGCAGTGGCGGCGGCGGTGCTGGCGTGGTGACTGGTGGCAATCTGCTTCTCACCGGTAGCGGGGCTACCATCAGCGGGGGCGCCGGTGGTACAGGGGGAAGTGCGGGCGGCGGTGGCGGTACCGGTGTTGTGATGACCGGACGTATGGCAAATACCCTGACTAACGAAGGTAACACGATCACCGGAGGAGTCGGTGGTCGGGGAAATGCGGGTGGCGGCGGTGGGGCGGCGGTGGTCACCAACAGCAATGTCACCAACCTTACTGGAGGCGTTATCACGGGAGGCGATGGCGGTCTTCTTCCGTCTGCCAGCATCTCCGCGAGTGGCGGCGGTGGCGCGGGAATTCTGACGTCGGGTAACGGTCAGAATACGGTATTGGTGGTTAACAAAGGCGTGATTTCCGGCGGCAACGGTGGGCCTAGTTTCGCGTTTGGTAATTCTGGGCCCGGTGGTGCCGGTGAAGGTGGTGCTAAGGGTGGGAACGCTACAAATAGCTGGCTTGGCGATGGTGGCGCGGGGGTTAAAGGTGCATATTTATCCATTATTAATGCTGGAGCCATCAACGGCGGCATGAGCGGCAACCCGCTGTTTGGTAGTAGCGCACAGAGGCAGGCGAACGCCGTTGAATTTACCGATGGTGTGAACCAACTTGAATTGCAAGCCGGATGGTCGTTTGCAGGTAATGTGGTCGGTATGACCGGATCAACGAACACTCTGGTTCTGGGCGGTGATACGACACAGCCTCAGGGGACAGGGGCAACGGTTTTTGACGTTACCCAACTGGCCCCCACTGGTGGTAATGGCCAGTTTCAGGGATTTAGCGCTTTCCAGAAAACCGGTGCCAGTACATGGCAATTAACGGGCACCACAACACAAGTGACGCCGTGGAAAGTCAGCCAAGGCACGCTGTCCATCAGTGCGGATGAGGCACTGGGAGATGTGAGTGGTGTTCTGACGCTTCTGAATAATGCCACGCTTGCCACAACGGCCAGCATTTCGACGGCGCGCGATCTCGTGTTGGGGCAAGGCGGCGGGAATATTGATGTCGTATCTTCCACCGGGCTGGCTTTCGCAGGTACTGTCTCTGGACCAGGCAGTCTGACTAAATCCGGTGACGGTTCGCTGACGCTGTCGGGTAACACCCTCTGGACGGGGGACACCCGCATTGAAGGCGGCGAACTGGTGCTGGATGGCAGCAACGGCGGGGCACAACTGGTCAGTAATATCATCGGCCAGGATAACACCGCGTTGTCCCTGCGTAACGGCGCAACCCTGACCGGCTGGATCGACCCGACGGATGTTTCCATCGACAGCGCCAGTACCTGGAACATGACGGCGGATTCACTGGTGGATGACGTCAGTCTTGCCGGTACTATCAACGTTGTCGCACCGTCCGCACTGCCGATGACGGCCGGACGCACTCTGACTGCCAGCAACTGGAATGGCCAGAGTGGTACCGTCGTGCTGAATACAGTGCTGGGCGACGATGCCTCCGTGACGGATAAGATTGTCGTCAACGGCAATACCAGCGGCAACACCTTCCTGAAAGTGAATAACGCTGGCGGAAATGGGGCTTACACCCTGAACGGCATCCGGGTGGTGGAAGTGAAGGGGTTGTCTGACGGGACCTTTGCCAAATCCGGACGTATTGTGGGCGGGGTTTACGACTACAGTCTGGAGAAAAAAGGCGCGGACTGGTTCCTGACCAATCTGCGTGTTGAACCGCCAGTGGTACCAGAAACACCAAAAACGCCAGAAACACCAGAAACACCAGTGACGCCAGGACAGCCGGTGGCACCAGGCACACCGGAAACGCCGGCCAATCCGGTTATCCCAAAAACACCGGATGCTCCGGGTACGCCGGTTATTCGCCCGGAAACCGCCAGCTATACCGCCAACCTGGTAGCCGCCAATACCCTGTTCAACACCCGACTGCACGACCGTCTGGGGGAGCCGCAGTATACCGATGCGCTGACCGGCGAGAAAAAGGTCACCAGTCTGTGGCTGCGTCAGGTGGGCGGGCATAACCGCTGGAAAGACACCAGCGGGCAAATCAACACCCAGAGTAACCGTTACGTGATCCAGATGGGCGGGGATATCGCGCAGTGGAGTCAGGATGAATTGCAGCGCTGGCATCTTGGCGTGATGGGCGGGTATGGTCACAACAGCAGCAACAGCCGTTCGCATGTCACCGGCTACCATTCGGATGGCACCGTCAGTGGTTACAGTGCCGGGCTCTACGCGACCTGGTATCAGAACGACGAGACAAAACAGGGCATGTATCTGGACAGCTGGGCACAGTACAGCTGGTTTGATAATGACGTGAAAGGCCAGGATATTCAGAGCGAATCCTACAAATCCAGCGGCATGACGGCCTCACTGGAAGCGGGCTATACCCATAAACTGGGCGAATATACTGGCAGTCAGGGCTCACTGAATGAATGGTTTATTCAGCCGCAGGCGCAGGTTATCTGGATGGGTGTCACCGCAGACGACCATCGTGAGAGTAACGGGACCCACGTCAGCGGTGAAGGGGATAATAATGTGCAGACGCGTCTGGGCGTGCGGACCTTCCTGAAAGGGCACAATAAAATTGATGACGGCAAAAACCGGACCTTCCAGCCGTTTGTGGAAGTGAACTGGATCCACAATACGGAGAAATACGGCACCCGAATGGACGCGGTGAGCTTCAACCAGGCGGGAGCACAGGATGTCGGGGAGATCAAAACCGGTGTCGAAGGGCAGCTTAACCGTAACCTGAATCTGTGGGGTAACGTCGGCGTGCAGGTAGGGGATAAAGGCTACAGCGACACCGCGGCGATGGTCGGCGTGAAATACAGCTTCTGA
- a CDS encoding SDR family oxidoreductase — protein sequence MKRLVDKVAIVTGASSGIGYVTAKLFAAEGAKVVVGARREAELDKLVEEIKAAGGEAVALSGDVREEAYAKALVAKAVETWGRLDIAFNNAGTLGENGPSTEVSAEGFADALAINLTGAFLGAKHQIAEMLKHGGGSVIFTSTFVGYTFAFPQVASYAASKAGLIGLTQALASEFGPQNIRVNSVLPGAVDTDMYRDKNASEEAQVYMAGLHALKRVAKPEEIARAVLWLASDEASFVTGTASLVDGGVSINGA from the coding sequence ATGAAACGTTTAGTCGATAAAGTTGCCATTGTTACCGGAGCCAGCTCAGGCATCGGTTATGTCACTGCAAAACTGTTCGCTGCCGAAGGGGCGAAAGTCGTGGTTGGTGCCAGACGTGAAGCCGAACTGGATAAACTGGTGGAAGAAATCAAAGCCGCGGGTGGTGAAGCTGTCGCGTTGTCAGGTGATGTGCGCGAAGAAGCCTACGCCAAAGCGCTGGTGGCAAAAGCGGTGGAAACGTGGGGGAGGCTGGATATTGCCTTTAACAATGCGGGGACGTTGGGTGAAAACGGCCCGAGCACAGAAGTCTCTGCTGAAGGTTTTGCCGATGCGCTGGCCATTAATCTAACCGGCGCATTTCTCGGGGCGAAACATCAAATTGCTGAAATGCTCAAACATGGCGGCGGGTCGGTAATTTTTACTTCAACCTTTGTCGGTTACACATTTGCTTTCCCACAGGTGGCCTCTTATGCCGCCAGTAAAGCCGGGCTAATTGGTTTAACTCAGGCGCTGGCATCCGAATTTGGCCCACAGAATATCCGCGTCAATTCTGTATTACCCGGAGCGGTAGATACCGATATGTATCGCGACAAAAACGCCAGCGAAGAAGCTCAAGTTTATATGGCCGGTCTTCACGCGCTTAAACGCGTTGCAAAACCGGAAGAAATCGCCCGAGCGGTACTGTGGCTCGCATCCGATGAAGCTTCGTTTGTGACGGGCACCGCCTCACTGGTGGATGGCGGTGTCTCCATTAACGGGGCTTAG